One window of the Pseudofrankia sp. DC12 genome contains the following:
- a CDS encoding ATP-binding protein, whose product MDRPAEMFDRGFEWAELARFVGYDGAEPTLGVVSGRRRQGKTFLLDAVARATGGFMFTATETTAGDSLRQFGAALGQHLGEPTPFRFESWDEAIGRLMVIAATGPRTVVLDEFPFLAQASPALPSIIQRELDPGARAGNTPVRLLLCGSVLSFMGRLLSGTAPLRGRAGLELVVPTLDYRLAAEFWEIDDPRAAALTHAVVGGTPAYRREFSLGDTPSGLDDIDSWIVRAVLNPGRPLFREGRYLLAEEPELRDVGLYHSVLAAIAAGNASRGGIADYLGRKSTDLAHPLTVLEDVGLIRREEDAFRNNRAAYRIAEPLVTFYHAVIRPSWGDLERPGRAAQIWRRVRPTFLSKVMGPHFEDLCREWTRWHASPETLGGFSRRVAAGQVNDPAARTSHQVDVAVFGEPTAGASDGPAPDVLLGIGEAKWSDVLDMRQLTRLAHIRDLLTAPGGAGARRVGGGPVRLFLFGGAGFTDELRAAAAQDSTIQLVDLPRLYRGD is encoded by the coding sequence GTGGACAGGCCGGCGGAGATGTTCGACCGGGGCTTCGAGTGGGCCGAACTGGCCCGGTTCGTCGGCTATGACGGCGCAGAGCCGACCTTGGGCGTCGTCTCGGGACGGCGGCGGCAGGGCAAGACGTTCCTGCTGGACGCGGTCGCCAGGGCCACGGGCGGCTTCATGTTCACCGCGACGGAGACGACCGCGGGAGACTCGCTGCGCCAGTTCGGCGCGGCGCTCGGCCAGCACCTGGGCGAGCCGACACCGTTCCGGTTCGAGTCCTGGGACGAGGCGATCGGTCGGCTGATGGTGATCGCCGCGACCGGACCGCGCACGGTCGTCCTGGACGAGTTTCCGTTCCTGGCCCAGGCCTCGCCCGCACTGCCTTCGATCATTCAGCGGGAGTTGGATCCGGGCGCGCGGGCCGGGAACACGCCCGTCCGGCTGCTGCTCTGTGGCTCGGTCCTTTCCTTCATGGGAAGGCTTCTGTCCGGCACGGCGCCACTGCGAGGCCGGGCCGGCTTGGAACTGGTCGTGCCGACCCTGGACTACCGGCTGGCGGCCGAGTTCTGGGAGATCGACGACCCACGGGCTGCGGCGTTGACGCATGCCGTGGTCGGTGGGACCCCGGCCTACCGTCGCGAGTTCAGCCTCGGCGACACGCCCTCAGGCCTCGACGACATCGACTCGTGGATTGTCCGCGCCGTCCTCAACCCCGGCCGGCCGTTGTTCCGCGAGGGTCGTTACCTGCTGGCCGAGGAGCCCGAACTGCGGGACGTGGGTCTCTACCACTCGGTCCTGGCCGCGATCGCGGCCGGCAACGCCAGCCGCGGCGGTATCGCCGACTACCTGGGCCGCAAGTCGACGGATCTCGCCCATCCGCTCACCGTGCTCGAGGACGTCGGGCTGATCCGGCGAGAGGAGGACGCGTTCCGCAACAACCGCGCCGCCTACCGGATCGCCGAGCCGCTGGTGACCTTCTACCACGCTGTGATCCGTCCGAGCTGGGGCGACCTGGAACGCCCCGGCCGCGCGGCCCAGATCTGGCGCCGGGTCCGGCCCACCTTTCTCAGCAAGGTCATGGGACCGCATTTCGAGGACCTGTGCCGCGAATGGACCCGCTGGCACGCCTCCCCGGAGACGCTCGGTGGCTTTTCCCGCCGCGTGGCCGCCGGCCAGGTCAACGACCCGGCCGCCCGAACGTCCCACCAGGTCGACGTGGCCGTCTTCGGCGAGCCGACGGCAGGCGCCAGCGATGGCCCGGCTCCGGATGTGCTGCTCGGGATCGGCGAGGCGAAATGGAGCGACGTCCTGGACATGCGGCAACTCACCCGCCTCGCCCACATCCGCGACCTGCTCACCGCGCCCGGGGGCGCCGGGGCCCGCCGCGTCGGCGGGGGTCCGGTCCGCCTCTTCCTTTTCGGA